A genomic region of Brevibacillus sp. JNUCC-41 contains the following coding sequences:
- a CDS encoding sensor histidine kinase, translated as MKLFLRDHLSFIILYIISFISLPIVIQRLDGLENHYAYFVFLSLTFLAIFLFIRYVRRKKMYLHLNGKNMTTDSLLIYQPAAPIEKEYAAQMQSIQSLLLSKEAEHKAVLDEQQLLISHAVHQMKTPLSVIQLLVQSNRSKEPDLLVEWLKVKAECNKLNFSLNQLLTYSRSTKLLADLKIEPIPLKGVIQEVVNDLKDYFIEEEIFPKITIHDDVWIYSDRKWTKVVIYQLLSNAVKYGEKQSSVMIHYDNGQLLIKNKGETITANEINRVFELFYTGTKGRTKVEATGIGLYLVKKILSTLNHPYKLYSAHHETTFIIDFSGNIETAAKG; from the coding sequence ATGAAGCTGTTTTTACGGGATCATTTAAGCTTTATTATCCTATATATTATTTCATTTATTAGCTTGCCAATTGTCATTCAGCGGCTGGATGGTTTGGAAAATCATTATGCATATTTTGTCTTTTTATCCCTTACATTCCTAGCCATTTTCCTGTTCATTCGTTATGTACGCCGAAAAAAAATGTATCTACATTTAAATGGCAAGAATATGACGACAGACAGCCTTTTGATTTACCAGCCGGCTGCTCCCATTGAAAAGGAATATGCGGCACAAATGCAATCTATACAGTCCCTCCTCCTTTCAAAAGAAGCCGAGCATAAAGCTGTCTTAGATGAACAGCAATTGTTGATTTCTCATGCTGTTCATCAAATGAAAACGCCCCTTTCTGTCATTCAATTGCTAGTACAATCCAATCGGTCGAAGGAACCAGATTTACTTGTGGAATGGCTAAAAGTTAAAGCAGAATGCAATAAACTGAATTTCTCTTTAAATCAGCTGCTGACTTATAGCCGCTCCACGAAATTATTAGCAGATCTAAAGATAGAGCCGATTCCATTAAAAGGTGTCATACAGGAAGTGGTTAATGATTTAAAGGATTATTTTATTGAGGAAGAAATCTTTCCAAAAATTACGATACATGATGACGTATGGATCTATTCGGATCGTAAATGGACAAAGGTTGTGATTTACCAGCTATTGAGTAATGCTGTCAAATATGGAGAGAAGCAATCTTCCGTTATGATTCATTATGACAATGGTCAACTATTGATCAAAAACAAAGGGGAAACGATAACTGCAAACGAAATAAACCGTGTTTTTGAATTGTTTTACACAGGTACGAAAGGCCGTACTAAGGTTGAAGCGACTGGTATCGGGCTTTATTTAGTAAAAAAAATTCTGTCAACATTAAATCATCCATACAAGTTATATTCCGCGCATCATGAAACAACTTTTATCATTGATTTTTCGGGAAATATAGAAACGGCTGCCAAAGGTTAG
- a CDS encoding bacteriocin immunity protein: protein MSKKLSKEELVELVNKICNPMLPDEEVCEYIEILEDNVPHPAPSDLIFWNDEDISSEEVVEISLAYKEEK, encoded by the coding sequence ATGAGTAAAAAGTTATCTAAAGAGGAATTAGTTGAACTAGTAAATAAAATTTGTAATCCTATGCTGCCTGATGAAGAGGTATGTGAATACATAGAAATTTTAGAAGACAATGTTCCTCATCCTGCCCCTAGTGACTTAATTTTTTGGAATGATGAGGATATATCATCAGAGGAAGTAGTAGAGATTTCCTTAGCATATAAGGAAGAAAAATAA
- a CDS encoding ABC transporter ATP-binding protein — MANTILGVEQLQKEYTGEITYKALKGIDFHLAENEFVAVMGPSGSGKTTFLNCISTIDRPTNGIITINSKNPYELNDDELAKFRRKELGFVFQDFNLVHTLTVEENILLPLTLDSIDEKEMKQRLTDIIDFLGIREILKKRTFEISGGQKQRVAIARAVIHEPSLLLADEPTGNLDSKAVNNVMGLFESINKSFNTAILMVTHDAYVASFAQRVIFIKDGVLFNEIHRGKSKQQFYQEIMDTLTFLGGGRHEF; from the coding sequence ATGGCAAACACGATTTTAGGCGTAGAGCAACTTCAAAAAGAATACACAGGAGAAATCACATATAAGGCATTAAAAGGAATCGATTTTCATTTAGCTGAAAATGAATTTGTTGCCGTGATGGGACCATCTGGCAGTGGGAAAACAACATTCCTTAATTGTATTTCCACAATTGATCGGCCTACCAATGGGATTATTACCATCAATTCCAAAAATCCATATGAGTTAAATGACGATGAATTGGCGAAATTTCGACGAAAAGAACTTGGTTTTGTTTTTCAAGATTTTAACCTGGTTCATACATTAACAGTAGAAGAAAATATTTTATTGCCATTGACACTGGATTCCATAGATGAGAAAGAAATGAAACAGCGTTTAACGGATATTATCGATTTTTTGGGGATTCGAGAGATTTTAAAAAAGCGTACATTTGAAATTTCAGGAGGACAGAAGCAGCGTGTGGCGATTGCAAGAGCGGTCATTCATGAACCAAGCTTATTGCTAGCGGATGAGCCAACTGGAAACTTAGATTCTAAAGCCGTAAATAATGTGATGGGATTGTTCGAATCGATTAACAAGTCTTTTAACACAGCCATATTAATGGTGACGCATGATGCTTATGTTGCCAGTTTTGCCCAGCGTGTCATTTTTATAAAAGACGGTGTTCTGTTTAATGAGATACATCGTGGTAAAAGCAAACAGCAATTTTATCAAGAAATTATGGATACCCTCACGTTTCTAGGCGGTGGTCGGCATGAGTTTTAA
- a CDS encoding ankyrin repeat domain-containing protein: MDNKEKAIKIFDLIKNGDIEQAKEIIITDKNLLDFVTPFGTWLHVAARAGKLDMIKFLVESGMDININEGVPKSATIAHAASEGEISIVKYLFDNGALLDVSDPNRNPLFSAIYGGHLNIIKYLVENGIDITVKYTGDTMKDIGAYEFAIERGQTEIAEYLKQKLDEKE; encoded by the coding sequence ATGGATAATAAGGAAAAAGCAATAAAAATCTTTGATTTAATTAAGAATGGTGATATAGAACAAGCGAAAGAGATCATTATTACTGATAAAAATTTGCTTGATTTTGTAACACCTTTTGGAACTTGGCTACATGTTGCGGCTAGAGCTGGTAAACTGGATATGATAAAATTTCTAGTTGAATCTGGTATGGATATTAACATAAATGAAGGTGTACCAAAGTCAGCGACTATTGCACATGCAGCTAGTGAAGGTGAAATAAGTATTGTAAAGTACTTATTTGATAATGGTGCATTATTAGATGTTAGTGACCCAAATAGAAATCCTCTATTCTCAGCGATTTATGGTGGGCACCTTAATATTATAAAATATCTTGTTGAGAATGGTATTGATATTACTGTTAAATATACAGGGGATACTATGAAAGATATAGGAGCTTATGAATTTGCTATTGAAAGAGGGCAAACAGAAATTGCTGAATATTTAAAGCAGAAGTTGGATGAAAAAGAATAG
- a CDS encoding response regulator transcription factor: MYKILIVEDEMHIANALKNHFGKYGYDCHIIVDFEKVLDVFQDFQPHLVIMDINLPYFDGYYWSRKIRKVSNCPIIILSARMSELDQVYGIENGADDFITKPFLMDVVVAKINGQIRRVYGEYAQETQTHILKKGDTSLNLDTVRLYTSYGEELLTVKELQLCRILLETFPNVVTRQQLLTSIWDEEAFVEENTLTVNIKRLRKKLEAINSSLEIITIRGIGYQLREKSI, from the coding sequence ATGTATAAGATATTAATTGTTGAAGATGAAATGCATATTGCCAATGCATTAAAAAACCATTTTGGGAAATACGGCTATGACTGCCACATTATAGTGGATTTTGAAAAGGTGCTCGATGTTTTTCAAGATTTTCAACCGCACCTTGTCATAATGGACATAAATCTCCCTTACTTTGACGGCTATTATTGGTCTCGCAAAATAAGAAAGGTATCGAATTGTCCTATCATAATTCTCTCAGCTAGGATGAGTGAGCTGGATCAAGTGTATGGAATTGAAAATGGGGCAGATGATTTCATTACAAAGCCTTTTTTAATGGATGTTGTAGTGGCAAAAATAAACGGCCAAATTCGTCGTGTATACGGTGAATATGCACAAGAAACGCAAACTCACATTTTAAAAAAGGGAGACACATCTTTAAACTTGGATACTGTTCGATTATATACATCTTATGGTGAGGAGCTATTGACTGTAAAGGAACTTCAGCTTTGTAGAATCCTTCTTGAAACATTCCCTAATGTTGTCACAAGGCAACAGTTGCTTACATCTATTTGGGATGAAGAGGCGTTTGTAGAGGAAAATACGCTTACCGTTAATATTAAAAGGTTGAGAAAGAAGCTAGAAGCGATTAATTCTTCGCTTGAAATTATAACAATCCGGGGAATTGGCTATCAGTTAAGGGAGAAAAGCATATGA
- a CDS encoding DUF418 domain-containing protein, with the protein MKRIDELDYLRGFALIGIILINITQMINYLIPEQGTLDYAVRVVLDYGVSQRFFPIFSFLFGIGFYLFIFRANSNGNNGRKLFIRRLLILLAIGFIHHLFQPGEALLPYAICGFILIPFYKFKPKTNFIIAVILLIPSLWIGYVFMIFTMFLLGLCVGQLQVLESLNRYKKTIRRLQMIALAAIPISLYLQYKITSTTGMIDVAGTVGGLSVSLFYVTTLTLLLQHTTVKKWLSPLKNIGRMALTNYLMQTFLIICIDSIFNLNNHVHLTTLIMISAGILILQMIYSTMWLKRFKMGPIELLWRTGTYGKVPQYYKKGN; encoded by the coding sequence ATGAAACGAATAGATGAATTAGATTACTTGCGCGGCTTTGCCCTAATAGGAATTATTCTGATTAACATTACACAAATGATTAACTACCTTATCCCTGAACAGGGAACACTTGATTATGCTGTAAGGGTCGTTTTGGATTATGGCGTGAGTCAGCGATTTTTCCCGATTTTTTCTTTCTTATTTGGAATTGGTTTTTATCTGTTTATATTCCGAGCCAACTCAAATGGGAACAATGGAAGAAAACTATTTATCCGTCGGTTGCTAATTTTATTAGCTATTGGATTTATTCATCATCTCTTCCAGCCAGGTGAAGCGTTACTTCCTTATGCCATATGCGGCTTTATTTTAATTCCATTTTATAAATTCAAACCTAAAACAAATTTTATAATCGCAGTCATTCTATTGATTCCATCTCTTTGGATCGGCTATGTGTTTATGATTTTTACAATGTTTTTACTTGGTTTATGTGTTGGGCAATTACAAGTTCTTGAGAGTCTTAATAGATATAAAAAGACCATTCGCCGACTGCAAATGATAGCTTTGGCAGCTATCCCAATATCTTTATACTTGCAGTACAAGATTACATCAACCACTGGTATGATCGATGTGGCTGGTACTGTTGGCGGACTCTCTGTCAGCCTGTTTTATGTTACAACGTTGACGCTGCTTCTTCAGCATACAACAGTAAAAAAATGGCTTTCTCCTTTGAAGAATATAGGGAGAATGGCATTGACAAATTATTTAATGCAAACTTTCTTGATTATTTGCATTGACTCTATATTTAATTTGAACAATCATGTTCATTTAACAACATTAATAATGATTTCTGCAGGAATATTAATTCTTCAAATGATTTATAGTACCATGTGGCTTAAGCGATTTAAGATGGGTCCGATCGAGTTATTATGGCGTACAGGCACATATGGAAAAGTGCCTCAGTACTACAAAAAAGGCAACTAA
- a CDS encoding FtsX-like permease family protein, with amino-acid sequence MSFNQIVVQNILRDKSTYISYFLSSVFSILIFFLFSTTAFHPMMAEVDTTSTLGITMMLASFFIYIFSFVFIIYSLFAFLKKKTKTLGVFMMTGASMKQIRKMVFRENMLVAGAAIITAIGLGLIIAPLFLMVAKRVLRADSFGMYLPLQSIMLTIVLFTILFIVVSKWMTRFIKKEEIVQLLKSDVTQEKLIASAPLKLVLSAIVSAFLLVSIIKEMSWIKSFESLGYIALIASLLLSLYFIITQGALLAIRLLERRPSYFRKTNMLFVSNLKAKGRSHAHIIYLLTVLLLGVFVCTSVLYSSYYNVKENTEALYPYSFQYISLPSNTSEAEKEDIAFIEETLGKEGKYTADYSAFKAEDDHRIGFMSVSNYNALGLHKPIKLGDNEYYVAAGNEGVRPTTEIIHDYPFGELHYAGLEEKNILSTGLRNAYYIVPDDVYETIDYPVYKVFAYEAEHWTDKVEVAETILSRVHTEPDIRLTASKIDLYDTEKFVKSIMFFIGFMLSLIFLSAAMSILYFYLQTSLAEEKEKYAGIRKIGLSVKELSSVVTRELATLIFIPFTIAAIVLFVAMLSMRNYISSTFYQMTALGVGIFILLFVISFFIIRRSYLNKLAD; translated from the coding sequence ATGAGTTTTAATCAAATTGTCGTCCAAAATATTTTACGAGACAAATCGACGTATATTTCTTACTTTTTAAGCAGTGTGTTCTCGATTCTCATCTTTTTTCTTTTTTCGACAACAGCTTTCCATCCGATGATGGCGGAAGTTGATACCACAAGCACACTGGGAATAACAATGATGCTTGCCAGCTTCTTTATTTATATTTTCTCATTTGTCTTTATCATTTATTCGCTGTTTGCTTTTTTAAAAAAGAAAACAAAAACGCTTGGCGTATTTATGATGACGGGTGCCTCCATGAAGCAAATTCGCAAAATGGTTTTTAGAGAAAATATGCTTGTTGCCGGAGCAGCAATTATCACAGCGATTGGACTCGGACTTATCATCGCCCCGTTATTTTTAATGGTGGCTAAAAGGGTATTACGTGCGGATAGCTTTGGCATGTATCTACCCTTACAATCCATCATGTTAACGATTGTTTTATTCACTATTTTATTTATTGTTGTATCAAAATGGATGACACGCTTTATTAAAAAAGAAGAAATCGTACAGCTCTTAAAATCAGATGTGACACAGGAAAAGCTCATTGCATCAGCACCATTGAAACTAGTGCTATCCGCTATTGTCAGTGCCTTTTTACTCGTGTCAATAATCAAGGAAATGAGTTGGATAAAGTCTTTTGAATCGCTCGGCTATATTGCTCTAATTGCCAGCCTATTATTATCCCTTTATTTCATAATTACTCAAGGTGCGCTACTGGCCATTCGTCTATTGGAAAGAAGACCATCATATTTTCGAAAAACGAATATGCTGTTTGTTTCCAACTTAAAGGCAAAAGGACGTTCCCATGCGCATATCATATACCTTTTAACGGTTTTACTGCTTGGTGTTTTTGTATGTACAAGCGTTCTATATAGCTCCTACTATAATGTGAAGGAAAATACTGAGGCCCTATATCCTTACAGCTTCCAATATATCTCACTTCCTAGTAACACATCGGAGGCCGAGAAGGAAGATATTGCGTTTATTGAAGAAACATTAGGCAAAGAAGGTAAGTATACTGCCGATTATTCAGCCTTCAAAGCCGAGGATGACCATCGGATTGGCTTTATGTCCGTTTCGAATTATAATGCTCTTGGTTTGCATAAGCCGATAAAACTAGGGGATAACGAGTATTATGTTGCAGCCGGTAATGAGGGGGTACGTCCAACTACTGAAATCATTCATGATTACCCGTTTGGAGAACTTCATTATGCCGGTCTAGAAGAAAAAAATATTTTATCAACAGGTTTACGAAATGCATATTATATCGTTCCTGATGACGTATATGAAACAATTGATTATCCAGTTTATAAAGTGTTTGCTTATGAGGCAGAACATTGGACGGACAAGGTAGAAGTAGCTGAAACCATTTTATCACGGGTTCATACAGAGCCGGATATTCGCTTAACAGCTTCTAAAATTGATTTATATGATACGGAAAAATTTGTGAAGAGTATCATGTTTTTCATCGGATTTATGTTGAGTTTGATCTTTTTGAGCGCAGCAATGAGTATTCTTTATTTCTACCTGCAAACGTCACTCGCAGAAGAAAAGGAAAAATATGCGGGCATTCGAAAAATTGGTCTTTCTGTTAAAGAACTATCTTCTGTTGTAACGAGGGAGTTGGCCACTTTAATTTTTATCCCGTTTACCATCGCAGCTATTGTTTTATTTGTAGCGATGCTTAGTATGCGCAACTATATTTCATCTACATTCTATCAAATGACAGCGCTTGGTGTAGGTATATTTATACTGCTATTTGTTATAAGTTTTTTCATCATTCGACGGAGTTATTTAAACAAACTGGCAGATTAA
- a CDS encoding SMI1/KNR4 family protein, which translates to MNINKISLEDIKQFEQEYDVTLPKQYVDFLMK; encoded by the coding sequence GTGAATATCAATAAGATCTCTTTAGAAGATATAAAACAATTTGAACAAGAGTATGATGTTACGCTACCTAAACAATATGTTGATTTTTTAATGAAGTAA
- a CDS encoding DUF1093 domain-containing protein: MKIIKSLAIFSCLATFMLVGCGKKEVMFEKDYYVQIDEEPEQTNEGQYVYNLKGFDENGNEKVVYFYVEEPYKIGTLLHLPRSLDGYTGDPEVIEADDLSKEVKKKLNL, translated from the coding sequence ATGAAAATTATTAAATCATTAGCGATATTTAGTTGTCTAGCGACTTTTATGTTAGTCGGTTGTGGTAAAAAAGAAGTGATGTTTGAAAAAGATTATTATGTGCAAATCGATGAAGAACCAGAACAAACTAATGAGGGGCAATATGTTTATAATTTAAAAGGATTCGATGAGAATGGGAACGAAAAGGTTGTCTATTTTTATGTTGAAGAACCATACAAAATAGGAACGCTTTTACATCTTCCTAGAAGTCTCGATGGATATACCGGAGATCCTGAGGTGATTGAAGCTGATGATTTGTCTAAAGAGGTTAAAAAGAAATTAAATCTATAA